In Vigna angularis cultivar LongXiaoDou No.4 chromosome 8, ASM1680809v1, whole genome shotgun sequence, the DNA window TGCTGGATGGAACTCCATGTAGGCGAACAATTTCTTGGATATAAAGCTTAGCCAGGTtcgtcattgacatcttcagATTGACTGCTAGGAAATGAGCACTCTTCGTCAGTCGATCCACAATTACCCATACAGAATCATGATTCCTGACCGTTCGAGGTAGGTGAGTCACGAAATCCATCGcaatgctgtcccacttccattctggaatCTCTAACTGCTGAAGTAGACCGCCAGGTCTCTGATGTTCAGCCTTGGCTCGTTGGCACGTTAAACAAGATGACACAAAACGTGcaacatcactcttcattcctggccaccaaAATGAGCTCCTGAGGTcctgatacatcttagtcataccagggtgtatgctaagacggctgtgatgtCCTTCCTCAAGAATGATTCTTTTCAACTCGCCATCATTCGGAATGCACGTTCTATCCATGTAGCGTAACATACCATCAGTTCCAGTGTTAAAGTGTTTTGCTTGATCTGTACCGAGTACGCTTAAGATCTTCAccaactcttcatcttctcgCTGCTTCACTCTGATCTGGTCGAATACGTCACTAGAGATTCTAAGAGTACAACATTTGATAACATTCGGTTGCAAGTCaaactgtaaccttagatctctaaaaCTTTCTACCAAACTCAACTCTCGGACCATCATGGAGGAGACGTGAACTACTTTTCTGCTTAAAGCGTCTGCTATAACATTCGCTTTTCCCGGATGGTAAAGTAGTTCAAAATCGTAGTCCTTCAAGAACTCCAGCCAACGTCTTTGTCTCATATtcagctccttctgatcaaacaggtacttgaggctcttgtgatcactgaataCTTGGAATGTTGAACCATACAAGTAGTGTCTCCAGATTTTCAAAGCAAAGACGACTGCTGCTAATTCCAGGTCGTGAGTTGGATAATTCTTCTCGTGAACCTTCAGTTGCCGAGAAGCATACGCAACCACCCTCTTTTCTTGCATGAGTACACAACCCAAACCCTGATGAGACGCGTCACAATACACCACGAATGGTTTAGCCGCGTCAGGAATGACCAATACCGGGGCGCTCGTTAACTTATTCTTCAATTCCTGGAAACTttcttcacaccgatcggtccaagcgaacggttgATCTTTTCTGGTCAGCTGAGTCAACGGAGCTACtatcttggaaaacccttcaatgaaccgtctatagtagcccgcgagtcCCACAAAGCTACGAACTTCAGTCACCGAACATGGACTCTCCCACTCTAATACTGCTCTTACTTTTGCCGGATCCACTGATATTCCTCCAGCTGAAACTATGTGTCCCAAGAACTGCACTTCCTTCATCAAAAATTCACATTTAGAGAACTTGGCGTACAACTCCTTTTCTCTTAGTACGCCCAGAACAGTCCTCAAATGATCCTCATGTTCTTCATAGCTCTTGGAGTAGACCAAAATATCATCAATGAATACCACCACAAACTTGTCTAGATACGGCCTGAAGATacgattcatgtagtccataaatATTGCTGGGGCGTTTGTCACACCGaatggcatcactacatactcgtagtgtccataaCGAGATCGGAAGGCCGTCTTCTGGATGTCTTCTTCCTTCACCCGAATCTGATGGTATCCCGACCGTAAATCAATCTTCGAAAATATGGTCGCGCCATGTAATTGATCCAGTAGATCGTCAATCCGAGGCaaaggatacttgttcttgatagtTAGCTTGTTTAACTGcctgtaatcaatgcagagACGAGAgctaccatccttcttcttcactaagagTACCGGTGCTCCCCAAGGTGATGCGCTTGGTCTGATAAACTGCTTATCCATTAACTCTTCTATCTGTTCCTTGAGTTCCGCTAATTCTGCTGGCGACATCCGATAAGGTGCAATAGAGATGGGTCCAGCATTCGACACTAGGTCGATAGTAAATTCCACCTCGCGCGGAGGAGGTAATCCAGGCACTTCATCAGGAAATACATCAGGGAATTCATCCACGACTGATCGTTCTCCACTCGACTTACTGGACGATCGCTCATAATTCAAACCTTCAAGTCGTTCGTCCGAATGTGTCATGATCAGAAAACAACTAGCACCATCCACGATGTCTTCCTTTAGCTGACCGAGCGTTACTGATAGCTCTACTTCGTACTCGTCCGGAAACACCAATTCCTTAGCACCACAGTcaatgagaatgcgattggcagccaaccaatccattcctaggaTCACTTCCAAATCCTTTAGGGGTAGACAAATGAGGTTCACCTTATAATTACGTCCCTCAACCTCTATAGGACATCTGACGCACATagtggacgtcctaacctcaccagccgctggggttgacactaccaagtcgaactgcatctcgCGTTCGCCTAATCCCAATTtctcaacacacgccttcgaaatgaaggagtgtgttgcccccgaatcatacaacacacaaacaGGCATTCCATGTAATAAGCAAGTACCAGTGACGAGCGTACCTGAACTGGCAGCTTCCGCGCCCGTTATCGCATAAACACGACCAACTGCTTGTGCTCTTCCACCCCGATTCTATTGCATCCTTCCGGCATTTGGTGGCCTCATTACTGCTCGTCCGCCCATATTGCACTCGTGCTCCATGTGACCGTGTCTTCTATAGCGAGTGCAGTATTTTGCTCCCTCCAACAGAGGACACGACGATCGgtagtgtggtcctccacacttaAAACATCTGACTGATCCATGCTGTCCAGACTGTCCGGCAACAACCATAGCCTGAGAATTTGATGGTTGTGCTGGACGAGCATACGGCAACCTGTTCCGATTCAGATTCGGCCTGGACATGATCGGCCCTCTAGTTGCCTGTTGTTGCTTCTTCTGTCGTTCTGCTTCAGCCACATTTTTCTCTAACACTTTTGCTCTCTCAATCATGGCAGGAAAAGACTTAATGCACAGGCTAGATATCAGTACCTTCAGATCACTTCTCAGcccattttcaaacttcctaCACTGCCACACTTCACTGATCGCCAGGGTATGAAAACGAACCAGATGTTTGAACCTGTTGGTGTACTCGGAAACAGACATATTACCTTGCACCAACTGGAGAAATTCCACTTCTTTGCCGAAACGAACACTATCCGGGAAATACTCCTCATAAAACTTTTCCTTGAAGACTTTCCAGGAAATAGGGCTGTGAGATTCCGTTAGCAACATCTTCGCAGTCGACCACCAATGACTGGCCTCCCCAGTCAATAAATACTCAATGAATGCCAGTCTTCTATCGTTCGGACATTCCTTGGCATCATAGATCTGTTCCATGTCCCTTATCCACTGATCAGCTCCGTCAGGAGGGCACTTCCCATCAAACTTTGTAGGGCGATGCTGCAAAAAGCTCTCCAAAGTCCACTCAGCTTGATGAGTAGCATTTGAAGCAGATGCTCCCGGCGTACCCCTAGTAGCTGCAAGAATTTCCATTAGTTGCCTCTGAGTCATTTCAGAATTGGCGCGAGCAGCTTCGAGATTTTGTGAATTAGTCACGTTCTGCTGCATCAGAACAGCATTCTGCTCTTGTAGCTTCTCGATCACAGATTCCAACAGCCTTGTGTTGTTGGGCACATCATGTTCATTGGTctgtggtggaggaggaggaagtctaggtgccattgGTTCTCTGGAAAGTAGAGGAAATGATCGTTAGATAAGTTCAAAGAGTCTATATTACTCAATAGACGAATGTCGAGCACACAGCAAAACATGCATGGTGCACTCACAACCTACAAtgtccttaaaagaacaaaactgctctgataccactaatgtgacatcccaaaaatacagtcataactataaatttagaaaaatcacatttaataataatctcaaacagttttacactaaaagtttaaaattttgaaacaaacgaacgctcaaggacgaacgtccttgagtacaacTTCAACAATTAATGACGAGCGCTTAAAATCACACGTCCACACAAGAGTTACAAGTGAATAAGCCGAACGTACAAGaaagatgaccgaacggtttacagaaacaattaccgaacggtcgaattaaACTTAAACGAAAGCAAGaggtggtcgaacgaccactcagttCAACAAAATACACTACTGGCTGAACGGTCTCactgttcggtcttcacttccacatctaccagattctcttcttccagcaactcttccaaacgctcgtctccctctgctcacatccacacggatgatcattgcaatgacaagacggacgtacaagaacAAAGGACAAcccaaggaaaacgaaagggtaagcttacgtaatttaactcatgcatcaacatacaatttcaggtaaacaattcaacatacatgcatatCTCAACATACACATTCATTACATAACAACCCACTTTAACGTACTCactaaataaaactcaacacgactgactgtccggactgtatgaactctgtgtagcttcggtgttcgtgcacccgggtgatgtagtaactggaactctcatcagctgccacccgaggttagtcctatctgtccaaataatcaccaggactaggacctcctgccgttcccacacatgacgtaccccctctacgtgaggacgagtactcacggaacatcaggatgaacaaccggataagcttaccacattcatacattacaaatctTAATAATCAAgttctgagtcgttcctcctcgGAACGCTCTTTCAAACGTCACAATTTTCCATTCATctattcatcatttactattcatcatcatttactattcatcaCTGTTCATTAATATCATgtactgttcattggacgaacgctatttggtgtgaaaagagaacgagcgctcaaaatgataccgagcactattcggacgaacgctcagtgtgataccgagcactattaggacgaacgctcagttggagaccgagcactattaggacgaacgctcagttggagaccgagcaccattaggacgaacgctcagttggagaccgagcactatttcgGGCGAACGCTCAGcttaaaaccgaacactattaggaagaacgctcagttggagaccgagcactatttggacgaacgctcagttggagaccgagcactatttggacgaacgctcagttggagaccgagcacaattttgacgaacgctcagttggagaccaagcactatttggacgaacgctcagttggagaccgagcactatttggacgaacgctcatttcaaaaccgagcactattaggacgaacgctcagtatgAAACCGAACGACACTTTGAGCgtacgttcagtgtaagaccgaacgccttCCAGTACGATCgtccggtgtaagaccgaacgctattctgggcgaacgtcaggtgtaagaccgaacgttcaataactcagattgaaaatcttgaaaataaactaagagaAGTGTCTCGACCTGCGGTCGCCACGTGCGTTGCTGAGGTGTCTCGCTCTCCGACTGCCACGCGGACTCCAGCGAATGTACgccattttccattttccaaggtcttacatgaaacaaaaaaaattacaaatatataaatatttacacaatttttctttcctagtttttattttcaacttctaatatttaataaattaaattttgaaaattaacaatttaaataaattgaaaactaTACGAAgttaaaaaacatgaaaaaaaattcaaacatataaaTACATATCTTCTCCGTACGAAAACTTATAATTTccttattttccctttttttattttaataaaattcaaactaaagataaaaataaaaaatcaaagaattCGATTCTcaaaaaccaaattataattgatattttggttaacac includes these proteins:
- the LOC108344563 gene encoding uncharacterized protein LOC108344563 translates to MAPRLPPPPPQTNEHDVPNNTRLLESVIEKLQEQNAVLMQQNVTNSQNLEAARANSEMTQRQLMEILAATRGTPGASASNATHQAEWTLESFLQHRPTKFDGKCPPDGADQWIRDMEQIYDAKECPNDRRLAFIEYLLTGEASHWWSTAKMLLTESHSPISWKVFKEKFYEEYFPDSVRFGKEVEFLQLVQGNMSVSEYTNRFKHLVRFHTLAISEVWQCRKFENGLRSDLKVLISSLCIKSFPAMIERAKVLEKNVAEAERQKKQQQATRGPIMSRPNLNRNRLPYARPAQPSNSQAMVVAGQSGQHGSVRCFKCGGPHYRSSCPLLEGAKYCTRYRRHGHMEHECNMGGRAVMRPPNAGRMQ